Proteins found in one Oceaniferula flava genomic segment:
- a CDS encoding cytochrome c biogenesis protein ResB produces the protein MAKPSSLSWPVRIFRFLSGYGLAVTCLLLLLVLTWLSTLEQPFKGLYEVQKRYYDAEALFVTPDLPWLYFGGKQIIIPLPGAYLVSAVLFVNLFLGGIIRIRKGWKNIGVIIAHFSMVSLLFAGFVSHKYSKEGIMFVMKGDTSDYAQSYTEYTIEVCEIVDGQKTRPYVVQAEYLKTLEPGETRTFKFPELPFDIEVSDWMRNSTVVKAPLDDTNPLAIDGMALQSQEVVPTEEENAAGCYVDVLPKSSDAKASRLLLYGPVGDAVTATVDGKIYGFTLVREIWPMPFRVRLEESEGEYYPGTNKPSSFMSVITRLAENEENKFTIKMNEPMRYGGYTLYQARWSGETERPQSGFAIVKNPSDQWPKYSLYISMLGLFIHFGVKLWSFILQSAKRQGQGPKEGAPKNA, from the coding sequence GTGGCAAAACCATCATCTCTCAGCTGGCCGGTCCGGATCTTCCGATTTTTATCTGGCTACGGACTCGCCGTTACCTGCCTGCTTCTGCTGCTTGTGCTCACTTGGCTGAGCACCTTGGAGCAGCCGTTCAAAGGCCTCTACGAAGTGCAGAAGCGTTACTACGATGCCGAAGCATTGTTCGTCACGCCTGACTTGCCGTGGCTGTATTTTGGAGGGAAACAAATCATCATCCCGCTGCCCGGTGCCTACTTGGTCAGCGCGGTATTGTTTGTGAACCTCTTTCTCGGAGGCATCATCCGCATCCGCAAGGGGTGGAAAAACATCGGGGTGATCATTGCCCACTTCAGCATGGTGAGCCTGCTCTTTGCCGGCTTTGTTTCCCACAAATACTCCAAGGAGGGCATCATGTTTGTGATGAAGGGTGATACCTCGGACTACGCCCAGAGCTACACCGAATACACCATCGAAGTGTGTGAAATCGTCGACGGTCAGAAAACCAGACCTTACGTCGTTCAAGCCGAGTATTTGAAAACGCTGGAGCCCGGTGAGACTCGGACGTTCAAGTTCCCCGAGCTGCCGTTCGACATCGAGGTCTCCGACTGGATGAGGAACAGCACGGTGGTCAAAGCTCCACTCGACGACACCAATCCACTGGCCATTGATGGCATGGCGCTGCAGTCGCAGGAAGTCGTTCCCACCGAAGAAGAAAACGCCGCTGGCTGCTACGTCGATGTGCTGCCGAAATCATCCGATGCCAAAGCGTCCAGACTGCTGCTCTACGGGCCGGTTGGCGATGCTGTGACCGCGACGGTGGATGGAAAAATCTACGGCTTCACCCTGGTGCGCGAAATCTGGCCGATGCCATTCCGTGTGCGCCTGGAAGAATCCGAAGGGGAATACTACCCTGGCACCAACAAGCCGAGCTCCTTCATGAGCGTCATCACGCGCCTGGCCGAGAACGAGGAGAACAAGTTCACCATCAAGATGAACGAGCCGATGCGTTACGGCGGCTACACTCTCTATCAAGCACGCTGGTCCGGCGAGACCGAGCGGCCGCAATCTGGCTTCGCCATCGTCAAAAACCCATCCGATCAGTGGCCGAAATACAGTCTCTACATTTCCATGCTGGGACTGTTCATCCACTTTGGCGTGAAGCTGTGGTCGTTCATTCTGCAGTCCGCAAAACGTCAGGGCCAGGGGCCAAAGGAAGGCGCTCCGAAAAACGCGTAA
- a CDS encoding cytochrome c biogenesis protein, whose translation MQENEIHYRKQRSKMGRWAAFILVLLFLGGYGLYTMRKNVVSAKPAEIEGYQVWKDKALDASRDIAVQDGGRIKPFSTWAGFTMLKLHGARSMKISVDGEKVKLGPEAVLLDCLFRPEMAKDLPIFRIDDANVITTLATHDLPEEVRRASGIDDASLEAAVKELEKKKNRRDRYSYNELEPIAPALLAKVQQIRKNQPEKAKMTSDHRRTVDLGEKVWMFMQLIYHMDFARADVEIKEGTPVVDKKSMQRMSYWIRSFPLLADAVRQMDPTGQKLPPHLRSLFSDLELRMRRSSENINILPPYEEDEKVWLPVGKRIEKVVSGNREHADELIADMEMLEDATIALREKGQSAFADELNEWKKSVHGRIGKDATSKLSTEVAYAKMDYFFRSLVIFIFAFILIMFGWLAPRSLGAKICNILAAGLAVIALALMIAGITHRCIIMERSPVGNLYDTILFIATTGVLVLLLVELMTRRAVALGLAVFMGLACMFLARRYEIGDAKDHMDPLVAVLKSNFWLSTHVVTVTIGYMGGLAAAGLSVIYLFARVLGIDEGDAKFRRAMTRIAYGMVCFTLFFSLIGTVLGGIWANDSWGRFWGWDPKENGALMIVLWCLVVLHARLAGYLREWGIHIAAVFGANIVAFSWWHVNSLSTGLHSYGFIDGLGVIWGFYGLMTGVCLMGMIAAVVTRANKPINQSLEAG comes from the coding sequence ATGCAAGAAAACGAAATTCACTACCGCAAGCAACGCTCCAAGATGGGACGTTGGGCAGCCTTCATCCTCGTGCTGCTCTTCCTCGGCGGCTACGGGCTCTACACCATGCGGAAAAATGTGGTGTCTGCCAAGCCTGCCGAGATCGAGGGCTACCAAGTCTGGAAAGACAAGGCGCTTGATGCCTCCCGCGATATTGCGGTGCAGGACGGCGGTCGAATCAAACCTTTTTCCACCTGGGCCGGGTTCACCATGCTGAAGCTCCACGGCGCACGCAGCATGAAGATTTCAGTCGATGGCGAGAAGGTTAAGCTAGGGCCTGAAGCGGTGTTGTTAGACTGCTTGTTCCGCCCGGAGATGGCCAAGGACTTGCCTATTTTCCGCATCGACGACGCTAATGTCATCACCACCCTGGCCACTCACGACCTTCCTGAGGAGGTGCGTCGCGCGTCGGGGATCGATGATGCTTCCCTGGAGGCCGCGGTGAAGGAGCTGGAGAAGAAGAAAAACCGTCGCGATCGATACAGTTACAACGAGCTGGAACCTATCGCCCCCGCCTTGCTTGCCAAGGTGCAACAGATCCGCAAGAACCAGCCTGAGAAAGCCAAGATGACATCCGATCACCGTCGCACTGTGGACTTGGGTGAAAAAGTCTGGATGTTCATGCAGCTGATTTACCACATGGACTTCGCCAGAGCGGATGTCGAGATTAAGGAAGGCACTCCGGTGGTCGATAAGAAAAGTATGCAGCGCATGAGCTACTGGATTCGGTCCTTTCCTCTGCTCGCCGATGCGGTGCGCCAGATGGACCCGACCGGGCAGAAGCTGCCGCCGCATTTACGCAGTCTGTTTTCGGACCTTGAACTACGCATGCGCCGCTCGTCCGAAAACATCAACATCCTGCCACCTTACGAAGAAGACGAAAAAGTCTGGCTCCCCGTGGGCAAACGCATCGAGAAAGTGGTCAGTGGCAATCGCGAACACGCCGATGAGCTGATCGCCGATATGGAGATGCTGGAAGACGCCACCATCGCCCTGCGGGAAAAAGGTCAGAGTGCCTTTGCCGACGAGCTCAACGAGTGGAAAAAATCGGTGCACGGGCGCATTGGCAAAGACGCCACTTCCAAGCTCTCTACTGAGGTGGCTTATGCCAAGATGGATTACTTCTTCCGCTCGCTGGTGATCTTTATCTTCGCTTTCATCCTTATCATGTTCGGCTGGCTGGCACCACGCAGTCTGGGTGCGAAGATTTGTAACATCCTGGCCGCTGGCTTGGCGGTGATCGCACTCGCATTGATGATTGCAGGAATCACGCACCGCTGCATCATCATGGAGCGTTCGCCGGTGGGGAACCTCTACGATACCATCCTGTTCATCGCCACCACCGGAGTGCTGGTGCTGCTTCTTGTCGAGCTGATGACACGCCGCGCGGTGGCTCTCGGTCTTGCTGTTTTCATGGGGCTGGCCTGCATGTTCTTGGCTCGCCGTTACGAAATTGGTGACGCCAAAGACCATATGGATCCTCTGGTGGCGGTGTTGAAATCGAACTTCTGGTTGTCGACCCACGTGGTCACGGTGACCATCGGTTACATGGGAGGACTCGCTGCGGCGGGGCTCTCGGTGATCTATCTTTTCGCTCGGGTGTTGGGCATCGACGAAGGAGATGCCAAGTTCCGCCGTGCGATGACTCGCATTGCCTACGGCATGGTTTGTTTCACCCTCTTCTTCAGTCTGATTGGCACCGTGTTAGGTGGTATTTGGGCCAACGATTCCTGGGGCCGCTTCTGGGGCTGGGATCCCAAGGAAAACGGAGCTTTGATGATCGTGCTCTGGTGCCTGGTGGTGCTACACGCCCGCCTCGCCGGTTACCTGCGCGAGTGGGGCATCCACATCGCCGCTGTGTTCGGAGCAAACATCGTCGCCTTCTCCTGGTGGCACGTGAATTCACTCAGCACCGGGTTGCACTCCTACGGATTCATCGATGGCCTCGGTGTGATCTGGGGCTTCTACGGCCTAATGACCGGCGTCTGCCTCATGGGCATGATCGCCGCGGTAGTGACCAGAGCGAACAAGCCGATTAATCAGAGTTTGGAAGCTGGTTAG
- the hemW gene encoding radical SAM family heme chaperone HemW has protein sequence MILYVHIPFCHRICPYCSFYKHTPGDTDIQAFIRAILHEAKETASSSSLPPIDTLYLGGGTPSMLSPKHLTELFEGFHRTLPLENTHITMEANPATFGPNKAALFKELGVNRTSLGIQSFNDHVLKTLGREHNPEQAAESVRILRDAGMDEINIDLMFSIPGLSNADWQHSLDTAVALKPDHISAYNLTYEEDTEFIEKLTQGDYAQSEDTNAVQFQQAHDTLTAAGFLHYETSNYAQPGMESRHNQSYWQGIDYLGLGPSAVATVGDRRWRNLPDTAGYIHAINTVGHAKREEEIIDAEAYRIERIALLLRTTEGLPDHYLEGSPEGEVDTLIENELAEIKDGKLRLINTGILLVDAIAEKLV, from the coding sequence TTGATTCTCTACGTCCACATCCCTTTTTGTCACCGGATCTGTCCCTACTGCTCCTTCTACAAACACACGCCCGGGGATACCGATATCCAGGCGTTTATCCGTGCCATCCTGCACGAGGCGAAAGAGACAGCGTCTTCTAGCAGCCTGCCACCCATCGACACCCTCTACCTCGGCGGCGGCACGCCATCGATGCTATCGCCGAAACATCTCACAGAGCTTTTCGAAGGCTTCCACCGGACGCTACCGTTAGAAAACACTCACATCACGATGGAGGCGAATCCTGCCACCTTCGGCCCCAACAAAGCCGCCCTATTCAAAGAACTCGGAGTCAACCGGACATCGCTGGGGATCCAGTCCTTTAACGATCATGTGCTGAAAACCCTCGGCCGTGAACACAACCCTGAGCAGGCCGCCGAATCGGTGAGAATCCTACGCGATGCCGGCATGGACGAAATCAACATCGATCTGATGTTCTCCATCCCCGGCCTCAGCAACGCCGATTGGCAACATAGCCTGGACACGGCGGTGGCACTGAAGCCCGACCACATTTCCGCCTACAACCTCACCTACGAGGAGGACACCGAGTTCATTGAAAAACTAACCCAAGGTGACTACGCACAGAGCGAAGACACCAATGCGGTCCAATTCCAGCAAGCCCACGACACCCTGACGGCCGCCGGTTTCCTGCACTACGAAACCTCTAACTACGCGCAACCCGGTATGGAGTCGCGGCACAATCAAAGTTACTGGCAGGGGATCGATTACCTCGGCCTCGGACCTTCGGCGGTCGCGACCGTTGGCGATCGGCGCTGGCGCAATCTCCCTGACACCGCCGGCTACATCCACGCCATCAACACCGTGGGCCACGCCAAGCGCGAGGAGGAAATTATCGATGCCGAAGCGTATCGCATCGAGCGCATCGCCCTCCTGCTGCGCACCACGGAAGGCCTGCCGGATCACTACCTCGAAGGCTCTCCAGAAGGCGAAGTAGACACCCTGATCGAGAACGAACTGGCAGAAATCAAGGACGGCAAGCTCCGCCTGATTAACACCGGCATCCTCTTAGTCGACGCCATCGCCGAAAAACTCGTCTAA
- a CDS encoding SDR family NAD(P)-dependent oxidoreductase — translation MDFLNSLYNLKGQVAVVIGGTGNLCGCMGIALAQAGAEVILVGRNPESAIEKLAAIDEIGGKSWFYQADVSKRSDLEDLLSEVVSRSGKVDILVNGAGLGSGTPFLEIDEEEYARLMDINFHSVFRACQIFGDYFIKRHEPSSIINMGSMAGKMPISGLFTYSAAKAAVHNLSKNLAREWAEHDIRVNTLVPGFFPSAQASQKGDETRALEILRHTPMSRFGMANELTGATLLLASNAASSFITGSEIVIDGGFSAMTI, via the coding sequence ATGGACTTTCTTAATTCACTCTACAATCTCAAGGGCCAGGTCGCCGTGGTCATCGGCGGCACAGGCAATCTTTGCGGCTGCATGGGCATCGCCCTCGCTCAGGCGGGAGCCGAGGTCATCCTCGTCGGACGGAATCCCGAAAGCGCGATTGAAAAGCTCGCCGCGATCGATGAGATCGGTGGCAAGTCGTGGTTTTACCAAGCCGATGTCAGCAAGCGCAGCGACCTCGAGGACCTTCTCTCCGAGGTGGTTTCCCGCTCTGGAAAAGTAGATATCCTCGTCAATGGTGCCGGTCTTGGCTCCGGCACTCCTTTCCTCGAGATTGACGAAGAGGAATACGCCCGCCTTATGGACATCAACTTCCACAGCGTGTTCCGTGCTTGCCAGATCTTCGGTGATTACTTCATCAAACGTCACGAGCCCAGCAGCATCATCAACATGGGATCGATGGCAGGAAAGATGCCCATCTCTGGTCTGTTCACCTACTCCGCCGCCAAGGCCGCGGTGCATAACCTCAGCAAGAACCTCGCGCGCGAGTGGGCCGAGCACGATATCCGTGTAAACACCCTGGTCCCCGGCTTCTTCCCATCCGCCCAGGCTTCCCAAAAAGGCGATGAAACACGCGCACTGGAAATCCTTCGCCACACGCCAATGTCACGCTTCGGCATGGCCAATGAGCTCACCGGTGCAACTCTGCTGCTGGCATCCAACGCCGCGTCCTCATTCATCACCGGCTCAGAGATCGTCATTGATGGCGGATTTTCCGCGATGACCATCTAG
- a CDS encoding peptidylprolyl isomerase yields the protein MKFIQRLFVIAALLPMLAVTADARQVTGIAAKVNGSVITINEVNYHLTPYRQQLDAAMPRKGTQYNQLLSKARGEILENLIERELILSEFKHSIKGSIPAHAIDSEIDRQVRELYNNSRREFNKSLKEAGVTPSQHRKETEKKLIVQAMRAQQFKNAVPPLPSEVQAEYNRHKLKMRDQSGDAMDYHKIYILKNDPSNALVTPKVQLELAESIVDRLKKGEDFATLAKEYSADSYAEDGGKIVNQKRTDLSPAFASILMETPEGKVLGPLEDGRGFTIVRVDKKRYGPVPPLSKVRKVIESRVRARKNKAKHDRWMKRLRSNAMIQKKI from the coding sequence ATGAAATTCATTCAGCGACTCTTCGTCATTGCCGCCCTTCTCCCCATGCTCGCCGTCACGGCGGATGCTCGTCAAGTCACCGGCATTGCTGCCAAGGTGAATGGTTCGGTGATCACGATCAATGAGGTCAATTACCACCTCACGCCCTACCGCCAGCAGCTCGATGCAGCCATGCCACGAAAAGGCACTCAATACAACCAGCTGCTCTCCAAAGCCCGCGGCGAAATCCTTGAAAACCTGATCGAGCGCGAGCTCATCCTGTCGGAATTCAAGCACTCCATCAAAGGCAGCATCCCAGCCCACGCCATCGACTCCGAGATCGATCGCCAAGTGCGCGAACTTTATAACAACAGCCGCAGAGAATTCAACAAGTCGCTCAAGGAAGCAGGCGTCACCCCATCCCAACACCGCAAAGAGACTGAGAAAAAGCTGATCGTTCAGGCGATGCGTGCCCAACAGTTCAAAAATGCCGTGCCTCCACTGCCCAGCGAAGTGCAGGCAGAGTACAACCGCCATAAGCTGAAAATGCGTGATCAGTCAGGCGATGCCATGGACTACCACAAGATTTACATTCTCAAAAATGACCCCAGCAATGCACTGGTCACCCCCAAGGTGCAGCTGGAACTTGCTGAAAGCATCGTTGACCGTCTGAAAAAGGGAGAGGACTTTGCCACTCTGGCCAAAGAATACTCTGCCGACTCCTACGCCGAAGACGGAGGTAAGATCGTCAATCAGAAACGCACCGATCTCTCACCCGCCTTCGCCTCTATCCTCATGGAAACCCCCGAAGGCAAGGTGCTCGGGCCACTTGAAGACGGGCGCGGGTTTACCATCGTGCGCGTCGATAAAAAACGCTACGGCCCAGTGCCTCCTCTCAGCAAGGTGCGCAAGGTCATCGAGTCCCGCGTCCGCGCTCGCAAGAACAAGGCCAAGCATGACCGCTGGATGAAACGCCTCCGCAGCAATGCGATGATTCAGAAGAAAATCTAA